From Candidatus Vondammii sp. HM_W22, one genomic window encodes:
- the dnaQ gene encoding DNA polymerase III subunit epsilon, giving the protein MRQIVLDTETTGLEPRQGHRIIEIGCVEMIDRQLTGNNFHQYLQPDRVIDQVAMDVHGITNEFLADKPHFEDLVGDFMEYISGAELIIHNAPFDVGFIDNELQLLGKEWQKLSTYCQVVDTLVMAKKLHPGQRNSLDALCKRYEIDNSHRELHGALLDSEILAEVYLTMTGGQIVLSLDGLSDSQGAAVGEIRRISPERTGLRVIRASSDELDAHEARLDFIEKRSDGNCHWRR; this is encoded by the coding sequence ATGCGTCAAATTGTATTGGATACTGAAACGACGGGTCTGGAGCCGAGGCAGGGGCATCGGATTATTGAGATCGGTTGTGTGGAGATGATCGACCGGCAACTCACGGGTAATAATTTTCATCAGTACCTTCAGCCTGACAGAGTGATCGATCAGGTCGCTATGGATGTGCATGGTATTACCAATGAATTTCTGGCAGACAAGCCCCACTTTGAAGATTTGGTGGGTGATTTTATGGAGTATATCAGCGGGGCGGAGTTGATTATTCACAATGCTCCGTTTGATGTTGGCTTCATTGATAACGAATTGCAGTTGCTTGGAAAAGAGTGGCAGAAGCTATCAACCTATTGCCAGGTGGTCGACACCCTGGTGATGGCGAAGAAGTTGCACCCTGGGCAGCGGAACAGTCTTGATGCACTGTGCAAGCGCTATGAAATTGATAACAGCCACCGTGAACTCCATGGTGCGTTGCTCGACTCTGAGATTCTGGCAGAAGTCTATTTGACCATGACCGGCGGGCAGATAGTGTTATCGCTGGATGGGTTATCAGATAGTCAGGGTGCTGCTGTTGGGGAGATCAGGCGGATATCACCAGAACGCACTGGTCTGAGAGTCATCAGAGCCAGCAGTGATGAGCTGGATGCCCATGAGGCGCGGCTAGATTTTATCGAAAAGAGAAGTGATGGTAACTGCCACTGGCGCCGCTGA
- a CDS encoding LysM peptidoglycan-binding domain-containing protein, which produces MQFIHNKLIISTLLSALLTMAGCNSVPAKTPIESDSSTENHLPPQPDPIEYITEKPAMPAWAETVTELQTTPLPEKISLPPDLWERIRVGYQMQVPDNPRISQEIQWYASHPAYIDRIQQHALPYLHFIVEEVEKRGMPMEMALLPVVESAFQPFAYSPGRAAGIWQFIPSTGKIYGLKQNWWYDGRRDVVASTRAALDYLKKMAERFDGDWELALAAYNAGGGSVSKAIRRNRKKNKPIDFWSLKLPKETEGYVPRLLAIASIIGKPIDYGITLPTIANSPYFHSIDIESQLDLALSADMADISIEELYRLNPGFNRWATAPQGPHRLNIPVDKVDGFTDKLAALDPKKRLQWKRYKIRNGDNLSAIARKHNTTIALLQQVNKLRDDRIRAGKHLLIAVASKQLNQYSLSADQRMAKNLNSKRSGKKRIYTVKRGDTLWDIARSYKVSHKALARWNGLSPKDTLKLGRELAIWTKTKSNEKVANSAPLQPFATSPINTLSSLHYRVRKGDSLACIAQKFNVTVASLRKWNTLPSKYLQPGQRLKLYVDVTELVL; this is translated from the coding sequence ATGCAATTTATCCACAACAAACTGATCATATCCACGCTATTGTCGGCCCTTCTGACAATGGCAGGTTGTAACAGCGTTCCAGCGAAAACCCCGATTGAGAGTGATTCCTCAACAGAAAATCATCTTCCCCCCCAGCCCGATCCCATTGAATACATTACTGAAAAGCCGGCCATGCCTGCATGGGCTGAAACAGTAACTGAGCTGCAGACCACACCGCTGCCGGAAAAGATCTCACTCCCCCCAGACCTTTGGGAACGTATTCGAGTCGGCTATCAGATGCAGGTACCGGATAATCCAAGGATATCCCAGGAGATTCAATGGTACGCCTCTCACCCGGCCTATATTGACCGAATTCAGCAGCACGCCCTACCCTACCTCCACTTTATCGTGGAAGAGGTGGAAAAAAGAGGCATGCCCATGGAGATGGCCCTACTCCCAGTAGTAGAGAGCGCATTTCAACCATTTGCCTATTCACCGGGCAGGGCTGCCGGCATCTGGCAGTTCATCCCTTCGACGGGAAAAATCTATGGGCTGAAACAGAACTGGTGGTATGACGGCCGCCGGGATGTCGTCGCCTCCACCCGAGCAGCTCTGGATTACCTCAAGAAGATGGCAGAGCGGTTCGATGGGGATTGGGAACTGGCACTGGCCGCCTACAATGCAGGTGGCGGCAGTGTTTCGAAAGCGATTCGCCGTAACAGAAAAAAGAACAAACCGATCGATTTCTGGTCTCTCAAACTACCCAAGGAGACTGAAGGTTACGTGCCCCGCCTGCTGGCAATTGCCAGTATCATTGGCAAACCCATAGATTACGGAATCACACTCCCGACAATTGCCAACTCACCCTATTTCCATAGCATCGATATCGAATCCCAGCTGGATCTCGCTCTGTCGGCGGATATGGCTGATATATCCATTGAAGAGCTCTACCGGCTCAACCCCGGCTTCAACCGCTGGGCCACAGCCCCTCAAGGCCCTCATCGGCTGAATATCCCGGTTGACAAGGTCGATGGATTTACCGACAAACTGGCAGCCCTTGACCCGAAAAAACGGCTGCAGTGGAAACGCTACAAAATCCGCAATGGAGATAACCTGAGCGCTATCGCCCGCAAACACAATACAACCATTGCACTGCTGCAACAGGTCAATAAGCTCAGAGATGACCGTATCCGTGCGGGTAAACACCTGCTTATCGCTGTGGCATCGAAACAACTCAATCAGTACAGCCTCTCCGCCGACCAGCGGATGGCAAAAAACCTGAACAGCAAGCGCAGTGGCAAAAAACGTATTTACACGGTTAAGCGCGGCGATACACTCTGGGACATAGCACGCAGTTATAAGGTCAGCCACAAGGCACTGGCCCGCTGGAACGGCTTGTCACCAAAGGACACACTTAAACTAGGTCGGGAACTGGCGATCTGGACCAAGACGAAGAGCAATGAAAAGGTGGCCAACTCAGCGCCTCTCCAGCCTTTCGCCACCTCACCAATCAATACCCTCAGCTCACTCCACTACCGTGTCCGCAAGGGAGATTCCCTGGCGTGCATCGCCCAGAAGTTCAACGTCACAGTAGCGAGCCTGAGGAAATGGAATACTCTGCCAAGCAAGTATCTGCAGCCGGGTCAGCGGCTGAAACTCTATGTTGATGTGACTGAGCTGGTGTTATAA
- a CDS encoding transposase: MWGYNDYAWYKQLTAKEIFFVTRLKSNAKSRVMHRHPALADKGLTSDQTIQFTGVRTANKCPGQPRRIGCRDPETSKHYVFLTNNFKLAAKTIADIYKACWQVELFF; this comes from the coding sequence ATCTGGGGCTATAACGATTATGCTTGGTATAAGCAATTAACGGCGAAAGAAATTTTCTTTGTTACTCGTCTCAAGTCTAATGCGAAATCACGAGTTATGCACCGTCATCCGGCCCTGGCAGACAAGGGGCTAACCAGCGATCAGACCATCCAATTTACCGGTGTCCGGACGGCAAATAAATGTCCAGGCCAACCTCGGCGCATCGGTTGCCGCGATCCAGAAACAAGTAAGCATTACGTGTTCCTGACCAACAATTTCAAACTGGCAGCGAAAACTATTGCCGATATCTATAAGGCGTGCTGGCAGGTGGAACTGTTTTTTTAA
- a CDS encoding TlpA disulfide reductase family protein, with amino-acid sequence MVLINFWASWCTPCIKEMPAMQRLSDIMDGRPLEIATIGVSERRNPVQRILQRLDVDFTILLDQDGQTFNRWQARVLPTSYLIDAAGLIRYKALDPME; translated from the coding sequence GTGGTACTTATAAACTTCTGGGCCAGTTGGTGTACACCCTGCATCAAAGAGATGCCGGCGATGCAGCGTTTATCAGACATCATGGATGGGCGTCCGCTGGAGATCGCTACGATTGGTGTTTCCGAGCGCAGAAATCCGGTTCAGCGAATATTGCAGCGCCTGGATGTGGATTTTACGATTTTGCTGGATCAGGATGGACAGACATTCAATCGCTGGCAGGCTCGTGTATTACCCACAAGCTACCTCATCGATGCTGCTGGGTTGATTCGTTACAAGGCACTGGATCCGATGGAGTAG
- the fnr gene encoding fumarate/nitrate reduction transcriptional regulator Fnr, giving the protein MSGQKNISLENIKIACRNCSLVALCLPMELEADDIEKLDAIVKRSRPLHRGDHLFRDDDKFLSIYVVKTGSVKTYAPSEDGGEQVLGFHLPGELIGLDAIEDGSHQCSAKVLETTAICEIPFYHLEELSSNIPSLQHQMYRLLSREIGQDENMLMLLGKRNAEERLAAFLLGLSDRFKRRGFSSSDFYLSMSRHEIGNYLGLAVETISRLFTRFQGDGLLNVKRKHIQLLQKKRLQAIILQEKIDGNERQYP; this is encoded by the coding sequence GTGAGCGGACAAAAAAATATTTCACTTGAAAACATTAAGATTGCCTGCAGAAACTGTAGCTTGGTGGCGCTCTGCCTTCCCATGGAACTGGAAGCGGATGATATTGAAAAGCTCGACGCCATCGTCAAACGAAGCCGTCCGCTGCACCGGGGTGATCATCTGTTCCGCGATGACGACAAATTCCTCAGTATATATGTAGTTAAAACCGGTTCAGTCAAAACCTATGCGCCCAGTGAAGATGGTGGTGAGCAGGTTCTTGGCTTCCACCTCCCGGGAGAGCTGATTGGACTAGACGCCATTGAGGACGGAAGTCATCAATGCTCGGCAAAAGTGCTGGAAACCACCGCCATCTGCGAAATCCCGTTCTACCACCTAGAGGAGCTGAGCAGCAACATCCCCAGCCTGCAACATCAGATGTACCGACTACTTAGCAGAGAAATCGGTCAGGACGAGAATATGCTTATGCTGCTGGGAAAACGAAATGCGGAAGAGCGTCTGGCTGCTTTTCTGTTGGGTCTGTCAGACCGGTTCAAACGACGCGGCTTCTCCTCCAGTGACTTCTATCTCAGCATGTCCCGCCATGAAATCGGAAACTACTTAGGGCTTGCAGTAGAGACCATCAGCCGACTCTTCACCCGTTTTCAGGGTGACGGCCTGTTGAATGTAAAGCGCAAACATATCCAACTGCTGCAGAAAAAGCGCCTACAAGCCATTATTTTACAAGAAAAAATAGATGGTAACGAACGTCAGTACCCATAA
- a CDS encoding IS256 family transposase codes for MNKKELQAIAHAAAKNIKTEDDLKDFHQMLTKITVEAALNAELDDHLGFERHEQSEADNNRKGYASKTNRTEAGQFELDTPRDRAGSFEPKLVKKYQRRFTSMDDKIIFLYAQGMTTREIVTTVKEMYGADVSATLISKVTDAVIEQVIEWPSRPSRPSRPLDAVYPIIYLDCIVVKIRQDKKVINKAISLALGVNMEGHKELLGLWLSENEGAKFWLNVLTELQNRGVKDILIACVDGLKGFPDAINIAFPETQIQLCIVHMVRNSMKYVPWKDYKAVTADLKKIYKPVTEDEALLELDNFSNRWDDKYPQLSRSWRSHWHNLNALFGYPEDIRRAIYTTNAIESMNSVVRKAIKKRKLFPTDDSAMKVVYLTVQQASKKWTMPIRNWKPALNRFMIEFEKRLAKYI; via the coding sequence ATGAACAAGAAAGAACTACAGGCGATCGCTCATGCGGCCGCTAAAAATATCAAGACGGAAGACGACCTCAAAGACTTCCATCAGATGCTAACCAAGATTACGGTCGAAGCGGCACTGAACGCTGAGTTAGATGATCATCTTGGCTTTGAAAGGCACGAGCAGTCCGAAGCTGACAATAACCGCAAGGGCTATGCCAGTAAGACGAACCGAACGGAAGCCGGCCAGTTCGAGCTCGATACACCACGCGACAGAGCTGGGAGTTTCGAACCCAAGCTCGTTAAAAAATACCAGCGTCGATTTACTTCCATGGACGACAAGATTATTTTCTTGTATGCCCAGGGCATGACAACACGAGAAATCGTCACGACCGTTAAAGAAATGTACGGTGCTGATGTCTCCGCCACCTTGATTTCCAAAGTGACTGACGCTGTTATTGAACAAGTGATTGAATGGCCATCTAGGCCATCTAGGCCATCTAGGCCACTGGATGCGGTCTATCCCATTATTTACCTGGATTGTATTGTCGTAAAAATCCGGCAAGACAAGAAAGTGATCAATAAGGCAATTTCTCTGGCACTGGGCGTGAACATGGAGGGCCACAAGGAATTGTTGGGGCTCTGGCTGTCAGAGAATGAGGGTGCCAAGTTCTGGCTCAATGTACTCACAGAGCTCCAGAATCGCGGCGTGAAGGATATACTGATAGCCTGTGTTGATGGCCTGAAGGGCTTTCCAGACGCAATCAATATAGCGTTTCCAGAGACTCAGATCCAGCTCTGTATTGTTCACATGGTGCGCAACTCGATGAAGTACGTGCCCTGGAAAGACTACAAGGCAGTGACGGCAGACCTGAAGAAAATATATAAGCCTGTCACCGAAGATGAAGCGCTACTGGAACTTGATAATTTCTCTAACCGATGGGACGACAAATATCCCCAGCTCAGCCGTTCGTGGCGTAGCCACTGGCACAATCTTAATGCCCTGTTTGGCTACCCTGAGGACATCCGCAGGGCAATCTATACAACCAATGCCATCGAGTCAATGAACAGCGTGGTTCGTAAGGCAATTAAAAAACGGAAGCTATTTCCGACCGACGACTCGGCAATGAAAGTGGTGTACCTGACGGTGCAGCAAGCATCAAAAAAATGGACCATGCCGATTCGCAATTGGAAACCAGCACTGAATAGATTTATGATTGAGTTCGAAAAACGCTTAGCGAAATATATTTAA
- a CDS encoding IS4 family transposase, with protein sequence MHPNQRTCIHQQKGLTTYATASDSYAFFNLLTGPEFFNQIESLLPEHRERLFPPTETLSMFLAQAMSADRSCQNIVDAAAVKRLMGELPICSTHTGAYCRARKRLPLDMVSTLARYTGRMMTEHTPDSWHWRGRPVRLVDGATVTLPDTEENQAVYPQPRSQQPGLGFPLCRVVGIVCLASGAVLDAALGPCRGKGSDEQSLLRTILGTLDAGDLLLGDAFYATYFLLCALQAKGVDGVFEQYGSRRRNTDFRQGERLGPRDHLIEIDKPKVKPAWMSQAEYDQTPDRLKVRELRAGGKILVTTLLCSKSTSKAALKALYRNRWQVELDIRNIKTTLGMETLSCRTPEMAEKELWVYLLAYNLIRLLMAQAALLADIIPRQLSFKHTLQLWIVWQKIGRYDIDKIEGLFILIAPQQVGKQPGRMEPRAIKRRPRQFPLLTKPRAITRENIRKNGQPKKLK encoded by the coding sequence ATGCATCCTAATCAACGCACCTGCATACATCAACAAAAAGGTCTCACAACCTACGCTACAGCCAGTGATTCCTATGCTTTCTTTAATCTGCTAACCGGCCCAGAGTTTTTCAATCAAATCGAATCATTGCTACCGGAACATCGGGAAAGGCTGTTTCCGCCAACAGAGACGTTATCGATGTTTCTGGCTCAAGCAATGAGTGCTGATCGTTCTTGCCAGAACATAGTTGATGCTGCTGCAGTCAAGCGATTGATGGGTGAGCTGCCAATCTGTAGTACGCATACGGGAGCATACTGTCGCGCACGGAAACGGCTGCCATTGGACATGGTCTCTACGCTAGCCCGTTACACGGGGCGTATGATGACTGAGCACACCCCGGATTCCTGGCACTGGCGGGGGCGACCGGTCAGACTGGTGGATGGCGCTACCGTTACGTTGCCCGATACAGAAGAGAACCAGGCTGTCTATCCTCAACCCCGTAGCCAGCAACCCGGATTGGGTTTCCCTCTTTGCCGGGTGGTTGGTATCGTCTGCCTCGCCAGCGGTGCTGTACTTGATGCAGCATTGGGACCTTGTCGCGGAAAAGGAAGCGATGAGCAGTCATTGCTTAGAACCATACTTGGTACCTTGGACGCTGGTGATCTCCTTCTGGGGGATGCTTTTTATGCCACCTATTTTCTATTGTGTGCTCTTCAGGCCAAAGGAGTGGATGGCGTTTTCGAGCAATATGGTTCACGGCGGCGCAACACGGATTTTCGCCAAGGAGAGCGTCTGGGCCCGCGAGATCATCTTATCGAAATAGACAAGCCAAAAGTCAAACCCGCCTGGATGAGTCAGGCAGAGTATGATCAAACCCCCGATAGATTGAAAGTGCGGGAGTTGCGTGCTGGCGGTAAGATCCTGGTGACAACACTACTTTGCTCAAAAAGTACGAGCAAAGCCGCCCTGAAGGCACTCTATCGGAACCGTTGGCAGGTAGAGTTAGATATACGCAACATCAAGACCACTCTGGGAATGGAAACATTAAGTTGTCGCACACCGGAAATGGCGGAAAAAGAGCTGTGGGTCTATCTTTTGGCTTACAACTTGATCCGTTTACTGATGGCTCAGGCGGCATTACTGGCTGACATCATTCCTCGACAACTTAGCTTCAAGCATACTTTGCAGCTATGGATTGTGTGGCAAAAAATCGGTCGTTACGACATCGATAAAATTGAGGGCCTTTTTATCCTCATTGCACCGCAGCAGGTTGGAAAACAACCGGGACGTATGGAGCCGCGAGCTATAAAACGAAGACCCAGACAATTCCCGCTACTTACCAAACCAAGGGCTATTACGCGAGAGAATATTCGGAAAAATGGCCAACCCAAAAAACTTAAGTAA
- the rnhA gene encoding ribonuclease HI codes for MSKRVEIFTDGACKGNPGPGGWGAVLRYKGTEKQLYGGERETTNNRMELLAVIRALEALTRPTRILITTDSQYVKKGMTEWITNWKRNGWKTAARKPVKNSDLWRQLDQLVGQYDIDWAWVKGHSGHPENELADSLANRGVEELIGS; via the coding sequence GTGTCTAAAAGAGTAGAAATATTTACTGACGGCGCCTGTAAGGGTAACCCCGGCCCCGGGGGCTGGGGGGCGGTATTGCGTTATAAAGGCACTGAAAAGCAGCTCTATGGCGGTGAACGGGAGACTACCAACAACCGCATGGAACTGCTCGCCGTGATCCGGGCACTGGAGGCGTTAACCCGGCCAACCCGGATTCTGATCACCACCGATTCGCAATATGTAAAAAAAGGGATGACAGAATGGATCACCAACTGGAAGCGGAATGGCTGGAAAACAGCCGCCAGGAAGCCGGTAAAGAACAGCGATCTCTGGCGTCAGCTGGATCAGCTTGTAGGCCAGTACGACATCGATTGGGCCTGGGTCAAAGGGCACAGCGGACATCCTGAGAATGAGTTGGCGGACAGCCTAGCCAATAGAGGCGTGGAAGAGCTAATAGGCTCCTAG
- a CDS encoding IS256 family transposase → MKNDNIVGLNRPARDVLSELLHTGSQQLLAQAIEAEVATLLAQYQGLLRESGLQGVVRNGHLPERMIQTGLGDIGVKVPKVRDCTGQGIKFNSGLVPPYLKRAKTIEELLPWLYLKGISTGDFKDALAGLLGADAKGLSSNTISRLKQTWEGEYGQWRKRDLSKRRYVYIWADGVYCNVRQDDKLCLLVIMGSDSTGRKEVIELTDGYRESEASWLELLEQLTEQGFTVPPEVAVGDGALGFWKAITKHWPTTKHQRCWVHKTANVLNKVPRAIQPKVKENLHDIWMSDSRTNAEKAFDLCLRKYEDKYPKAMHCLQKDRDKMLTFYDFSAEHWGHIRTSNPIESVFATVRLRTTRTKNCGSRLTTLAMAFKLMHTAQKRWHRLRGYQLLADVIEGVQLKDGIRVKQEAT, encoded by the coding sequence ATGAAGAATGATAATATTGTCGGGCTGAATAGGCCAGCGCGAGATGTCCTTTCTGAGCTTTTACATACCGGATCCCAGCAACTATTAGCCCAAGCCATAGAGGCGGAAGTCGCCACCCTGTTAGCACAATACCAAGGGTTGCTGAGAGAATCAGGCTTACAAGGTGTTGTACGCAATGGGCACCTGCCGGAACGTATGATCCAAACAGGGCTTGGTGATATTGGGGTCAAGGTTCCCAAAGTAAGAGATTGTACCGGGCAAGGCATCAAGTTCAACAGCGGTTTGGTGCCACCGTACTTGAAGCGAGCGAAGACCATTGAAGAGCTGCTGCCCTGGTTGTACTTGAAAGGCATCTCTACAGGCGACTTCAAGGACGCACTGGCAGGTTTGCTTGGCGCTGATGCCAAAGGTTTGTCCTCCAATACCATAAGCCGCCTCAAGCAAACTTGGGAAGGCGAATATGGTCAGTGGCGTAAGCGCGATTTATCAAAGCGGCGCTATGTGTACATTTGGGCCGACGGTGTTTATTGCAACGTAAGGCAAGACGACAAGCTTTGCTTGCTGGTGATCATGGGTTCCGACAGCACAGGTCGTAAGGAAGTCATTGAGCTTACGGATGGCTACCGTGAGTCAGAAGCGAGCTGGTTAGAGTTGTTAGAGCAGCTCACAGAACAAGGTTTTACGGTGCCGCCAGAGGTGGCCGTTGGTGACGGTGCACTAGGCTTCTGGAAGGCCATTACCAAGCATTGGCCAACGACGAAGCACCAGCGTTGTTGGGTGCACAAGACCGCCAATGTGCTCAACAAAGTGCCTAGGGCGATACAGCCTAAAGTCAAAGAGAATCTGCATGATATTTGGATGTCTGACTCTCGAACCAATGCCGAAAAAGCCTTTGATTTATGCTTGCGAAAATATGAGGATAAGTACCCGAAAGCGATGCATTGCTTACAAAAAGACCGAGACAAGATGCTGACTTTTTATGATTTTTCTGCGGAACACTGGGGGCATATACGAACCAGCAACCCGATTGAATCGGTGTTTGCCACAGTGCGGCTTAGAACCACGAGAACAAAGAACTGCGGTAGTCGATTAACGACGTTGGCCATGGCATTTAAGTTGATGCACACTGCACAAAAAAGATGGCACCGCTTAAGAGGCTATCAACTGCTCGCCGATGTAATTGAAGGTGTGCAACTTAAAGATGGGATCCGAGTTAAACAGGAAGCTACTTGA
- a CDS encoding class I SAM-dependent methyltransferase — protein sequence MITKQRSFCKSAPILAQELRHWFNSSPGRDLLALEQQCLEQLLSRLFGYYLLHVGCLGYQTEPLFASRIRSQFVLSPDSIGSDQKHWITGSPMQLPIASESMDVVVLAHALDFSQDPHQVLREMERVLIPEGRVIILGFNPWSLWGLRRLFCLDKTQVPWCGYFLSRQRINDWLSLLGFEVQMHRALMFCPPIRQQGVMERLAVMEKVGEKFWPPLSGVYAVQAVKRVSRLTPVKPMWKLRARVQSGRIAEPTARSGR from the coding sequence ATGATCACAAAACAGCGATCTTTCTGCAAATCTGCGCCTATACTGGCCCAGGAGCTGAGGCACTGGTTCAATAGCTCCCCCGGACGGGATCTTCTGGCACTGGAACAGCAGTGTCTCGAGCAATTGCTGTCGAGGCTGTTTGGTTATTATCTGCTGCATGTCGGCTGCCTTGGATATCAGACAGAACCTCTCTTTGCGAGCCGCATACGCTCCCAGTTCGTTCTCTCTCCCGATAGCATCGGGTCAGATCAAAAACATTGGATTACCGGCAGTCCGATGCAGTTGCCCATTGCTTCAGAAAGTATGGATGTGGTGGTGCTCGCCCATGCTCTGGATTTCTCTCAGGATCCCCATCAAGTGCTGCGTGAGATGGAGCGAGTGCTGATTCCGGAGGGCCGGGTGATTATTCTGGGTTTCAATCCATGGAGCCTCTGGGGTCTCAGGCGGCTGTTTTGCCTGGATAAGACCCAGGTTCCCTGGTGCGGCTATTTTCTCTCCCGGCAGCGGATTAATGATTGGCTCTCCTTGTTGGGCTTTGAAGTGCAGATGCACCGGGCTTTGATGTTCTGCCCGCCAATCAGGCAGCAGGGGGTGATGGAGCGTTTGGCTGTGATGGAGAAGGTAGGCGAAAAATTCTGGCCCCCTCTCTCTGGCGTCTATGCGGTTCAGGCCGTGAAACGTGTTTCCCGGTTGACACCGGTTAAACCAATGTGGAAGCTACGCGCCCGTGTGCAGAGCGGCCGGATTGCTGAGCCGACAGCACGTTCTGGAAGGTAA